In candidate division WOR-3 bacterium, the following are encoded in one genomic region:
- a CDS encoding DsrE family protein: MEKRRVAIFAFNSDPVVFAHCLLNGLGMQAQGWEVRVVIEGDATKQVSLLRNETKPFAALWQKAKNAGIIDCVCEACARKNTVVPAVREQGLNLCNELEGHPSVARYIEQGYEVLVF, encoded by the coding sequence ATGGAAAAACGCCGGGTTGCCATCTTTGCCTTTAATTCGGATCCAGTGGTGTTTGCCCACTGTCTGCTCAACGGACTGGGGATGCAGGCGCAGGGCTGGGAGGTGAGGGTTGTGATTGAGGGTGATGCGACCAAGCAGGTCTCGCTTTTGCGCAATGAGACCAAGCCCTTTGCCGCTCTGTGGCAGAAGGCGAAAAATGCGGGCATTATTGACTGTGTCTGTGAAGCCTGCGCCCGCAAGAACACGGTTGTGCCGGCGGTCAGAGAGCAGGGACTGAATCTGTGCAATGAGCTTGAGGGCCATCCGAGCGTTGCCCGTTATATTGAGCAGGGCTATGAGGTGCTGGTCTTCTGA